Proteins from one Actinobacillus delphinicola genomic window:
- the cas2 gene encoding CRISPR-associated endonuclease Cas2 gives MRFLVFFDLPVTTRAKRKAANRFRIFLQKDDYQMMQFSVYSRILRGQDSQEKHLKRIQERLPKEGSVRVLLITEKQYTGMQLLVGDKRPNEKKITSDQLLLF, from the coding sequence ATGCGATTTCTCGTTTTCTTCGATTTACCTGTCACAACTAGAGCAAAACGAAAAGCAGCGAACCGTTTTCGTATTTTTCTTCAAAAGGACGATTATCAAATGATGCAATTTTCTGTATATAGCCGTATTCTGCGAGGCCAGGATAGCCAGGAAAAACATCTAAAACGGATTCAAGAGCGATTACCGAAAGAGGGTTCTGTGCGTGTTTTATTGATTACGGAAAAACAATATACAGGGATGCAACTTTTGGTCGGTGATAAACGGCCAAATGAAAAGAAAATAACTAGCGATCAACTGCTACTTTTTTAA